The following are from one region of the Francisella opportunistica genome:
- a CDS encoding acid phosphatase: protein MLKRLTLTVILLISSFNLYAQKLINLDKIAIPNSLALLPPPPAIDSIAFMNDKAISQLSFLTNNKNTKRYAQAKIDTGYTVEEIAENFSESFGQQISKQTAPIIYDLIDLISEVASKSGSYAKKDYMRIRPFVFFDKSTCNPAAEEELRVNGSYPSGHTTEGWAVALLLAEINPAKQQQILKKGYEYGQSRIICGAHWPSDVQAGYLLGSVVFSALNANDDFRALINQAKKELKTN, encoded by the coding sequence ATGCTCAAACGACTAACTTTAACAGTTATATTGCTAATTTCTTCATTTAACCTATATGCACAAAAACTAATAAATCTCGACAAAATTGCTATTCCAAATAGTTTAGCTCTTTTGCCCCCACCTCCTGCTATTGACAGTATTGCTTTTATGAATGATAAAGCAATATCACAATTGTCATTTCTAACTAACAATAAAAACACTAAACGCTATGCTCAGGCAAAGATTGATACTGGATATACTGTTGAAGAGATAGCAGAAAATTTCTCTGAAAGTTTTGGTCAGCAAATTTCTAAACAGACAGCACCAATTATATATGATTTAATAGATCTAATTAGCGAAGTAGCATCAAAGTCAGGAAGTTATGCCAAAAAAGATTATATGCGCATAAGACCCTTTGTATTTTTTGATAAATCTACTTGTAATCCAGCAGCCGAAGAAGAATTAAGAGTTAATGGCTCTTATCCTTCAGGTCATACCACTGAAGGCTGGGCTGTGGCGTTATTACTTGCAGAAATAAATCCAGCGAAGCAGCAGCAGATTCTTAAAAAAGGCTATGAATATGGCCAAAGTAGAATAATCTGTGGTGCTCATTGGCCTAGTGATGTACAGGCAGGATATTTACTTGGTAGTGTAGTTTTTTCTGCTCTAAATGCAAATGATGATTTTAGAGCTTTGATAAATCAAGCAAAGAAAGAATTAAAGACTAATTAG
- a CDS encoding Nif3-like dinuclear metal center hexameric protein: MHFKELENYLNNYFAIEQFKDYCPNGLQVQGNRDIKKVITAVTACQKLIDQAIAENADAIVVHHGYFWKGESYPIVGIKYQRIAKLIKNGIHLFAYHLPLDGHSEIGNNILLAKKLGLSNLEFFETGSKPDISVIGQCKLDLEDFSQLIENRLERKPIVVAAKQQNNKVAICTGGAQDFIEYAYQAGADTFISGEISERTTHLAYELDINYIAAGHHATEKEGAKAIADLLKQKFGFETKFININNPA, from the coding sequence ATGCACTTTAAAGAATTAGAAAATTACTTGAATAATTATTTTGCTATCGAACAATTTAAAGATTATTGCCCTAATGGGCTACAAGTCCAAGGTAATAGAGATATCAAAAAAGTTATAACAGCTGTCACAGCATGTCAAAAACTCATCGACCAAGCTATAGCTGAAAATGCTGATGCTATTGTCGTACATCATGGCTATTTTTGGAAAGGTGAAAGCTATCCAATAGTTGGTATTAAATATCAGCGTATAGCTAAACTTATCAAAAATGGTATACATCTTTTTGCTTACCACCTTCCGCTAGATGGTCATAGTGAAATTGGTAATAATATCCTGCTAGCCAAAAAATTAGGCTTAAGTAACTTGGAATTTTTCGAAACAGGATCTAAACCAGATATTTCAGTAATCGGCCAGTGTAAATTAGATTTAGAGGATTTTAGCCAGTTAATAGAAAATAGACTTGAGAGAAAACCTATTGTAGTAGCCGCTAAACAGCAAAATAACAAAGTAGCTATCTGCACTGGTGGCGCTCAAGATTTTATCGAGTACGCCTACCAAGCTGGGGCGGATACTTTTATATCAGGTGAAATTTCCGAAAGGACAACCCATCTTGCTTATGAGCTAGATATAAACTATATCGCAGCAGGTCATCATGCTACTGAAAAAGAAGGTGCAAAAGCTATTGCAGATTTGCTCAAACAAAAGTTTGGTTTTGAGACAAAATTTATAAACATAAATAATCCGGCCTAA
- the ispG gene encoding flavodoxin-dependent (E)-4-hydroxy-3-methylbut-2-enyl-diphosphate synthase — protein MNKTNVVKVGNVLIGGDNPVVVQSMTDTYTADIEKTVKQILALHRAGSEIVRITVNDEPAAAAVAEIVKELAKQDCYVPLVGDFHYNGHNLLSKYPECAKALAKYRINPGNVGFGKKKDTQFAEIIKIAIENDKPVRIGVNWGSLDQALLARLIDENNTQRNPLSLQQIMHKALITSALESAKYAQELGLAKDKIIISCKVSEVQDLVAVYQKLAKECDYALHLGLTEAGMGTKGIVASAVSLGILLQQGIGNTIRVSLTPAPNAPRTEEVRVCREILQNLGMRTFTPSVTSCPGCGRTTSSFFRELTSKVKEYLDEKMHTWKEQYQGVEAMKVAVMGCVVNGPGESKNADIGISLPGSGESPVAPVFIDGKKAHTLRGDNISEDFIEIIENYVKNRYIKK, from the coding sequence ATGAATAAAACAAATGTTGTAAAAGTTGGAAATGTTTTAATCGGTGGTGATAATCCAGTTGTTGTTCAATCAATGACAGATACATACACCGCAGATATTGAAAAGACAGTTAAACAAATTTTAGCTTTACATAGAGCCGGTAGCGAAATAGTCCGAATTACAGTTAATGATGAGCCAGCGGCGGCTGCAGTTGCTGAGATTGTCAAAGAGCTTGCCAAGCAAGATTGTTATGTGCCTTTAGTTGGTGATTTTCATTATAATGGTCATAATTTACTGAGTAAATATCCAGAATGTGCCAAGGCTTTGGCAAAATATCGTATAAATCCAGGTAATGTTGGCTTTGGTAAGAAAAAAGATACTCAGTTCGCCGAGATTATAAAAATTGCCATAGAGAATGACAAACCTGTGCGTATTGGTGTCAACTGGGGAAGTTTAGATCAAGCGCTATTGGCAAGACTAATTGATGAAAATAATACGCAAAGGAATCCACTAAGCTTACAACAGATAATGCATAAAGCCCTTATAACCTCAGCTTTAGAAAGTGCCAAATATGCGCAAGAGCTTGGACTAGCAAAAGATAAAATCATAATCTCATGTAAAGTAAGTGAAGTCCAAGATCTAGTTGCTGTGTATCAGAAGTTAGCCAAAGAGTGTGATTATGCTTTACATCTAGGGTTAACGGAAGCAGGTATGGGTACCAAAGGTATTGTCGCTAGTGCTGTGAGTTTAGGAATTTTGCTACAGCAAGGTATTGGTAATACTATTAGAGTTTCATTAACTCCAGCACCAAATGCACCGCGTACAGAAGAGGTGCGTGTGTGTCGTGAGATATTACAAAACTTGGGGATGCGTACATTTACCCCAAGTGTGACATCTTGCCCAGGTTGTGGTAGAACTACTAGCTCGTTCTTTAGAGAATTAACAAGTAAAGTAAAAGAGTATTTAGATGAAAAAATGCATACTTGGAAAGAACAATATCAAGGTGTCGAAGCAATGAAGGTGGCTGTAATGGGTTGTGTTGTCAACGGTCCAGGCGAGTCAAAAAATGCTGATATTGGTATCAGTCTGCCAGGCAGTGGTGAGTCACCTGTTGCACCGGTTTTTATCGATGGTAAAAAAGCTCACACACTAAGGGGCGATAACATCTCTGAAGATTTTATAGAGATTATAGAGAATTATGTTAAAAATCGTTATATTAAGAAATAG
- the pgeF gene encoding peptidoglycan editing factor PgeF, with protein MSVVFVNTPFARLKLGYTNNTQGFSKEKYAKFNLADNVGDKHLAVEKNRNLFKSYLNADIKWLRQKHTSIVKSFDEYNGEFCDALITDKPRQACVVLTADCLPIILFDKKITKVAAIHAGWRGLSQGILEVALKEFVGLELVAWFGPCISANFYEVGSDIHDKFIEQHQSFGQAFRSKSEDKYLFDMKLVARQILNDNHCFDIVDSGLCTYSNKRFYSYRKEGVTGRQATFVWFE; from the coding sequence ATGTCAGTAGTTTTTGTTAATACGCCTTTTGCTAGACTTAAACTAGGTTATACAAACAATACCCAAGGCTTTAGTAAAGAAAAATATGCTAAGTTTAATCTAGCTGATAATGTCGGTGATAAACACTTAGCTGTAGAAAAAAATCGCAATTTATTCAAATCATACCTTAATGCAGATATAAAATGGTTAAGACAAAAACATACTAGTATTGTCAAAAGTTTTGATGAATATAATGGCGAATTTTGTGATGCTCTTATTACCGATAAGCCTAGGCAAGCGTGTGTGGTTTTAACAGCAGATTGTTTGCCTATTATCTTATTTGATAAGAAAATAACAAAAGTTGCTGCAATCCATGCAGGTTGGCGAGGTTTGTCACAAGGGATACTAGAAGTAGCTTTAAAAGAGTTTGTTGGGCTAGAGTTAGTAGCTTGGTTTGGTCCTTGCATATCTGCTAATTTCTATGAGGTTGGCAGCGATATTCATGATAAGTTTATCGAGCAACATCAGTCATTTGGTCAAGCATTTCGTTCAAAAAGCGAAGATAAATATCTTTTTGATATGAAGTTAGTTGCTAGACAGATATTAAATGATAATCATTGTTTTGATATAGTTGATTCTGGTTTGTGCACTTATAGTAACAAAAGATTCTACTCGTATCGTAAAGAAGGTGTCACAGGTAGACAAGCTACATTTGTGTGGTTTGAGTAA
- a CDS encoding aminopeptidase P family protein, whose amino-acid sequence MSEKLQILRNLMQEKSYDFYIVPSVDDHNNEYVPECWQYRAWISGFDGSAGDVLVGMDKAYLSTDGRYFLQAEQQLDKNDFEIIKQSDSAPEIVKWLWKNAKGKTIAVDPAKLSYKSALELLDFLKSDDYNVVFDQDNLVHKAQQRLGQVASNPSTTIQEHAIQYSGRSVASKIEELRRTIKQTSSDFYVDSKLDHIAWLLNIRGRDVECTPLVISYLFVSLNEIILYVDDRKVTPEIKKYFDDNHVQIRDYYQFYLDLESTTGKYLLDGANINYKVSQSINKNQNSSCYFLMVDSPVGLSKALKNPVEINGAKEAHRKDAAAFISWWHWIENNYQGVDEIQAAAKLREFRVQQQGYVEDSFSYIVGHAANGAIIHYMAKKDANLKKIDDQAPLLCDSGGQYREGTTDITRVLHFGKPSKEHRKYYTLVLKGHLGLGRAVFPKGTTGSQLDVLAREHLWHFCVDYAHGTGHGVGSFLGVHEGPQRINSVSKVELMPGMILSNEPGAYFPGEFGIRIENLCYVKQRNQESPTGHGPFYCFEDLTLVPYEYKLIETWMLTYTEKKTINNYYSRIRKEVLPLIEDPQVREFLLFKTRHIK is encoded by the coding sequence ATGTCTGAGAAATTACAAATCTTAAGAAATTTAATGCAAGAAAAAAGTTATGATTTTTATATTGTGCCTTCTGTTGATGATCATAACAATGAATATGTCCCTGAGTGTTGGCAGTATCGTGCTTGGATAAGTGGTTTTGATGGTTCAGCTGGCGATGTGCTGGTAGGTATGGATAAAGCATATCTTTCTACTGATGGTAGGTATTTTCTCCAAGCTGAGCAACAACTAGACAAAAATGATTTCGAAATAATAAAGCAGTCAGATTCTGCACCTGAAATTGTCAAGTGGCTTTGGAAAAATGCTAAGGGAAAAACTATTGCTGTAGACCCAGCTAAGCTTAGTTACAAAAGTGCTTTGGAGTTATTAGATTTTCTTAAAAGCGATGATTATAATGTGGTTTTTGATCAAGATAACCTTGTACATAAAGCTCAACAAAGGCTTGGTCAAGTAGCTAGTAATCCATCTACTACAATACAAGAGCATGCTATTCAATACTCTGGTAGAAGTGTTGCTTCTAAAATTGAAGAGTTAAGACGTACAATTAAACAGACAAGTTCAGATTTTTATGTGGATTCAAAATTAGATCATATAGCATGGTTATTAAACATTAGAGGTAGGGATGTTGAATGCACTCCTTTAGTGATAAGTTATTTATTTGTTTCTCTAAATGAGATAATTCTATATGTTGATGATAGAAAAGTTACTCCGGAAATAAAAAAATACTTCGATGATAATCATGTTCAAATTAGGGATTATTATCAATTCTATTTAGATTTAGAGTCAACTACAGGTAAGTATTTATTAGATGGCGCTAATATCAATTATAAAGTTTCACAGAGTATCAATAAAAATCAAAATAGTAGCTGCTATTTCTTGATGGTCGACTCTCCAGTAGGTTTGAGCAAAGCTCTAAAAAATCCTGTTGAAATTAACGGTGCAAAAGAAGCTCATCGTAAAGATGCTGCAGCATTTATATCATGGTGGCATTGGATCGAGAATAACTATCAAGGAGTTGATGAGATTCAAGCTGCAGCTAAGCTAAGAGAGTTTCGTGTACAACAACAAGGCTATGTTGAAGATAGTTTTTCGTACATAGTAGGTCATGCAGCAAATGGCGCGATTATTCATTATATGGCAAAAAAAGATGCCAATTTGAAGAAGATCGATGACCAAGCACCTCTTTTATGTGATTCTGGAGGACAGTATAGAGAGGGGACTACAGATATTACTAGAGTACTTCACTTTGGTAAACCATCAAAAGAACACAGAAAGTACTATACCTTAGTTCTAAAAGGTCATTTAGGACTTGGTAGAGCAGTATTCCCTAAAGGTACAACAGGTTCACAGCTTGATGTCTTAGCACGCGAGCATTTATGGCATTTCTGTGTTGATTATGCGCATGGAACAGGTCATGGTGTAGGAAGCTTCTTAGGAGTACATGAGGGACCACAAAGAATAAACTCAGTCTCAAAAGTTGAGCTAATGCCAGGGATGATTTTAAGTAATGAACCTGGAGCATATTTTCCTGGTGAATTTGGTATTAGAATTGAGAACCTATGTTATGTAAAACAGCGTAATCAAGAATCACCTACAGGTCATGGTCCATTTTACTGCTTTGAGGACCTGACTTTGGTACCTTATGAATACAAACTAATCGAAACTTGGATGCTAACTTATACTGAAAAGAAAACTATAAATAATTACTATAGTAGAATTAGAAAAGAAGTATTACCTTTGATAGAGGATCCACAAGTTAGAGAGTTTTTATTATTCAAAACAAGACATATAAAATAG
- a CDS encoding DNA/RNA non-specific endonuclease: MTRKTSKQKGTKKQKTKKSRNYIKIFLLLVLTIGGGFSGIFFDKFDLKEKFINFRHAVYNYFTSEPIKHYTVKDNENIFARFFSQSDEAKKQQQQSNEFDNLKQYPPVRTLPAVTDYCHGFLAYGNPSYGVTEGLGQSNLYLCRDGYVVGYNYQTKEASWVAFKLTKSKVTNHLKRDDKFKEDDDVPFVYRATSNDYSRSGYDRGHLASYASMDFSKKSADQSFLLSNMSPQKAGLNRQGWERLETVERIWANMYDSIYVYTGPIYKKQKIHKTIGDNKIAVPDYFFKIIYVPSKNQAIAFVMPNARVEKTKIANYRVSIKDIEQRTGLRFLTNVPDRDSVINNVSLMWRTAYL; this comes from the coding sequence ATGACAAGAAAAACATCAAAACAAAAAGGTACCAAAAAGCAAAAAACTAAGAAGTCCAGAAATTATATAAAAATATTTTTACTACTAGTTTTGACTATAGGTGGTGGTTTCTCTGGTATTTTTTTTGATAAATTTGACTTAAAAGAAAAATTTATAAACTTTAGACATGCGGTATATAACTATTTCACTAGTGAGCCAATAAAGCATTACACTGTCAAAGATAACGAGAACATTTTTGCTAGATTTTTTTCACAAAGTGATGAGGCGAAAAAACAACAGCAACAATCAAATGAATTTGATAATCTCAAGCAGTATCCACCAGTTAGAACTTTACCAGCAGTTACTGATTATTGTCACGGTTTTTTAGCTTACGGTAACCCTAGTTACGGTGTAACTGAAGGTTTAGGGCAATCCAATCTTTACCTATGCCGTGATGGTTACGTTGTTGGTTACAATTATCAAACCAAAGAGGCAAGCTGGGTAGCATTTAAGTTGACAAAGTCAAAGGTGACAAATCATCTTAAACGTGATGATAAGTTCAAAGAAGACGATGATGTACCATTTGTCTATAGAGCGACATCAAATGATTATTCTCGTTCAGGTTATGATAGGGGGCATTTAGCTTCGTATGCATCTATGGATTTTAGCAAGAAATCTGCAGATCAATCGTTTTTATTATCAAATATGTCACCGCAAAAAGCAGGACTAAATAGGCAAGGATGGGAAAGGCTAGAGACAGTTGAGCGAATATGGGCGAATATGTATGATAGTATATACGTCTATACAGGACCAATATACAAAAAACAAAAAATTCATAAAACTATAGGTGATAATAAGATAGCTGTACCTGATTATTTCTTTAAGATAATTTATGTACCTTCTAAAAATCAAGCAATAGCGTTTGTAATGCCTAATGCAAGAGTTGAAAAGACTAAGATTGCTAACTATAGGGTTTCTATAAAAGATATTGAGCAACGTACAGGATTGCGTTTTTTGACTAACGTTCCGGATAGAGACTCTGTTATAAATAACGTCTCCTTAATGTGGCGTACTGCTTATTTATAA
- a CDS encoding IS5 family transposase: MEYYISETNWSTILTFLTAQKGLHTKNVVKLRRFIEAVFFILKTGAQWKYLHKDYGNSRAIHKRYKYWADKGVWNNLMTYVSDIDSQQFMIDSLSVKAHVCASGYEINGNEINALGRSVGGLTTKIHTLTDALGNPVRFIITAGNVHDIVPSQQLLEGITNAYILADKAYFSEENIKFLEENKNKPVIPARENYTKGHNVDWHIYKERHLIENFFSKIKHFGRVFSRFDKTCSAFLGFIALASTFIWLR, from the coding sequence ATGGAATATTACATATCAGAAACAAATTGGTCAACTATTTTAACTTTTCTAACAGCTCAAAAAGGATTGCATACAAAAAATGTAGTTAAGCTTAGAAGATTCATAGAAGCAGTATTTTTTATCCTAAAAACAGGTGCTCAGTGGAAGTATCTTCACAAAGATTACGGTAATAGTAGAGCAATCCACAAACGTTATAAATACTGGGCTGACAAAGGTGTTTGGAATAATCTAATGACTTATGTTTCAGACATTGATTCACAACAGTTCATGATAGATTCACTATCTGTTAAAGCACATGTGTGTGCTAGTGGTTATGAGATAAATGGTAATGAAATCAATGCTTTGGGTAGAAGTGTGGGTGGCTTAACAACAAAGATTCATACTCTTACAGATGCTTTAGGAAATCCCGTTAGATTTATAATAACTGCTGGTAATGTCCATGATATTGTACCCTCACAACAACTCTTAGAAGGAATAACAAATGCTTATATTCTTGCTGATAAGGCATATTTCTCTGAAGAAAATATAAAATTCCTTGAGGAAAATAAAAATAAACCAGTCATTCCTGCTAGAGAAAACTATACCAAAGGCCATAATGTTGATTGGCATATTTATAAGGAAAGACATTTGATAGAGAACTTTTTCTCTAAAATTAAGCATTTTGGAAGAGTTTTCTCTAGGTTTGATAAGACTTGTTCTGCTTTTCTCGGCTTTATAGCATTAGCAAGCACCTTTATTTGGCTTAGATGA
- a CDS encoding IS6 family transposase, with protein sequence MEPSYKTVRSWSNKFGKSFADILKKKESNPKDKWHLDEIVVKVHGVKFILWRAVDSNGHELDVFLQKRKNKKSAIRFLSRLLGPYPSPRVIVTDKLNSYTKPIKNMTKVEHRRHKGLNNTVENAHQPTRRKEKSLIKFKSPGGLQRTLTLMSKIRNIFAVPVARYRNSASIQKLKFNEAINI encoded by the coding sequence ATGGAACCTAGTTATAAAACAGTAAGAAGTTGGAGTAATAAGTTTGGCAAATCTTTCGCTGATATTCTTAAGAAGAAAGAATCAAACCCTAAAGACAAATGGCATTTAGACGAAATAGTTGTTAAAGTACATGGAGTTAAGTTTATTTTATGGAGAGCTGTAGACTCTAATGGTCATGAGCTGGATGTATTCTTACAAAAACGTAAGAATAAAAAGTCAGCTATACGCTTTCTTAGTAGATTATTAGGACCATACCCCTCACCTAGAGTGATTGTTACTGATAAACTCAATAGTTATACTAAGCCTATTAAGAATATGACTAAAGTAGAGCATAGAAGACACAAAGGTTTAAATAATACAGTAGAAAATGCTCATCAACCTACTAGAAGGAAAGAAAAGAGCTTAATTAAATTCAAATCCCCAGGTGGATTGCAAAGGACATTAACCCTAATGAGTAAAATTAGAAACATATTTGCAGTACCAGTAGCTAGATATAGAAACTCAGCTTCTATACAAAAACTTAAATTTAATGAAGCTATAAATATATGA